ATCTTAGAAGCATCCTGACTCCTGCCAGTCAGGCTTAACAACAAAAAAAGAAATAGATAAGTAACGAAACGGTTCATCTATGTGTGTTGATTTTGGCAGCAATTTAGTGCAAGATAGTAATTGATATAATATCAATTGAACCGTTTAATAAGTTTTTCTTACCGCTTAATAATCGGAAGATAAATCATCCGATATCACTTGCTATTATTGAAATCTATTTCAGAAAATAATTACAATTAAATTTAAATCAAAATGAAAAACTTATACATTTTATTGTGGATTCTGCTAACTACATATAATACAAAGGCACAATTCAGCAGTAGCCCAGCACAGCCTCTTTCTGTTTGTAATGCTACCGCGACAAAGTCTCATCTTCAGATTCTAAAAGATGGCAATGGTGGCTATTTCACCTTTTGGATTGACAACAGAACCGGTACTATTAAAAAACTTTACGGTCAGCATTTGGATGCTGCCGGTAATGCACAATGGACTGCCAATGGCAAAATCATCATTCAGCATACAACACAATCTGTTCAGGCATTTCATTGCACCCTGTTTAATAACGGAATAATTTTTACATGGATACAAAACGCCACAACTTATGGGGATTCATTACTGGTAAAAAAAGTAAATTTTAGTGGAAACGATGTATGGGCACAGCCAACACTGATAGAAAAAAGCAGTGCTGCTGCAAGTATTCTTGGCATTGAAACTTATTCAATGCAGGCCATTCCGAATGATTCCGGTGCCTTCATCAACTATTCTGTTGTTTACTATGGTGGTTCTTCCGGACCTAAATTTAACAGAATAGATGCCAATGGCAATAAACTTTGGGCCAATTCAAAAACTGCAACATTACCCGGTTATACTTATTTGTTTTACAAAGGACCACAAAATACGTTTTACAGTTTATCGCGAGGCAATGGCTTGGGCAGTGGTATCTATATCCAAAAATATAATATGCAAAGTGTGCCGCAATGGCCAACAGCCGTAGATGTTGCACAAGGTGTGAATCTAAATGGTTTTAATGGACTACACTATTTGCTTTACGATAACTCCGGAAATATTTATGTTGTATGGGAATCTTATACTTCAGGAATACTTTTAACCAAATTAGATGCATCAGGCAATTTTACCTGGTCACCACAAATAAAGAATATTGTTAATTTATCAAACACATATCAATACCACCCGCATGCTATATTTAGCAATAATAAACTTTATGTTTCCTGGGGCGACAATAGAATTGCAAACCAAACAACATTATATATTCAGGAATATAATACGAATGGGGTTCCCCAATGGACTGCCAATGGTGTAGAAATTGGAATATCTCATATCTATTATGGTTATCAAAAAATTGCTATCAGCGACAGCAATGCCATTTTTGTTGCATATAATTCTGCAAATCTTCAAACAATCATTGGCCAACGCATAAGATCTAATGGCACTTTGACATGGCCTGCATCAGGTATTGATTTAGCAACCAATAATGCTTCTGTTAGCAATAACGTCATGACTACTATTGATGACACAGACGGTTGTAATGCCATATTTTGGAACGAAAGTAATAATACTCACATCTGGTGTGCCAAAGTTTGCAGCAATGGTGTATTGGTGAACACTATAGAAAATGAGAAAACAACATTTGAAATTTTACCAAACCCTGCAAGTGAGTATTTATTAGTTAAACTAAATAATGAAATAGTAGCAGGCAAAATCAACCTCATTGATTTACAAGGAAAGGTTGTTTTGGAAAAAATAATAAAGCCAACTGATGATATTCTAAATCTGGATATTTCAGGACTATCAAAAGGATTATATATGTTTAAAATTTCCACTTCTGAGATTAATTATACCAAAAAACTTGTCATTAAGTAGCCTTTAACCAAAACAGAAAAACTCCGGCTTTGAGCCGGAGTTTTAAATATTATAACAGCCATGTCAAAACAACCTCCAAAAATTGATCATGAAATAATTCGCGAAAAAGGCATTAGATCGAATTTTAGTTATTCTCGAAATTATTCTGGTTATTACTATAATAGCATTATGTGGTGTAATTATTACTTCACTATAAGAAAAAAGCATAAGCAATAATCTACAAAGAATCATTACATGATTTTGCATTGCATGTTTCCTGTGTCTGTTTTAAACACTTTACACCTTATTTGCTTTATATAGAAGTATATGTATTACTTTTATTTGCAATCAACAGAAATAGTTTATACGTTTGTGCCTACTAAATGTAGTTTAACGGATACGTGGTAGCATGCTTTAAGTCATATGCACCAGTAACCCCCAAAAAGGTTATATTACATCAACGGGAAATTTTTTTAGGAGGTAATAAAAATTCCGCTGGCTTGATGGCAATGCTTTGCCGTTTTTCTAAAGTCAAAAAAAGTCAGCTTCATTTCGAGAAGATTCAACAATTTTACGATTGCTTTATTTATTCTGAGTTTTTGGTTAATCGTTTACATCAGGTTAATCACGAATATCATACTCATCAACTCATTCTAATTGTTTAAACTAAAAGTTATGCAACAACAATCCATTATGTTATTTTTTATGCTGCTTGTTGGCATTGGAACAATCTTTTTTGTATCAGTATTTGTTTCTTCACTCAACGCAGATAAAGATGCAGGCGGAACAAAAAATGTATTAAAAAAACGTTTTTGGTTCACCTTGATTCTAATTGTAGTGCTTGGCATTTTTGCCGCTGCAACATTACCAAAATCTCCATACTTCACCTATGCAAATGAAACACCTTCAACAGTGATTCATGTTGGCACAATACAATTTTCATTTTTTCTTTCCACAAAACCAATTGACCCTAAAAGTCCAAGTGGTGAAACAATAACAATTTCTCATGATCAACTGGTAGAATTCCGGGTAACAAGTTTTGATGTCAATCATGGTTTTGCTGTTTACGATCCTTCAATGCGACTCATTACACAAGTACAGGCCATGCCGGGCTATATCAACAACCTGCGCTATAAATTTTCTGAGCCTGGTGAGTATCACATTTTTTGCCTTGAGTTTTGTGGCACTGGGCATCCCGTAATGCAAACAACATTTAAAGTTATTTAATAATATTTTACATCATGAATATAGATTCACTTAAACTAAAAAAAATAAGCGCACTCTGGATAATAGTCATTCTTGTACTTTTTATTGCAAGCATTGTACTTGGAATTCTTATGAGACTCAATCAGGGAAAAGTTATTGAACAATCGCCACTTACTTTTTATACCAACATGACAACACATGGATTAACAATGATTGGAATTTGGTTTGCTGCCGGTATGGTTGCCGTAAACTATCTTTTGCAACGATATGTTAAAACAAGTTATGGTGTTAATCTTTTTGCCTTTATCCTCACCGTTATTGGGGTTGTCATGTTGTGGATTACAACCTATGCTGGCAAGTTTAGTACCGGATGGACTTTTCTATATCCTTTGCCTTTCAGAGATCTTGGTTCAGAGAGTTGGTCCACTCCATTATTTCTTATTTCATTAACTATTTTAGGCGTAGGTTGGTTAGTCTGGAGTGTTAGTCTAATGGCTCAGATACTTAAAAAATACACCTTGTCACAAGCTTTTGCCTGGCAACACTTTAAAAGTAATCCATCAGTAGAAACGCCACCTTTTATACTCATAGCTACTGTAACTTTAATTGGTGTAATTGCATCGCTGATTGCAGCAGTAATTGTCATCGTACTTTATTTTGCAGAGTATTTTTCAAACGGCAATTTTGTTAATGATGCGCTGCTGATGAAAAACCTGATTTATTTCTTCGGGCATACTATTGCTAATGAAATGCTTTATCTGGGTTTGGCTGTTATCTATGAAATTTTTGGAGAAGTAAGCGACAGACCAAAATGGAAAATGACCTGGTACATTTCATTTGCATGGAATTGTGCTATGGTTTTTATTTTAACAGCATTTTTTCACCACCTTTACATGGACTTTGTACAACCACAAGCATTGCAAATTGTTGGTCAGTTAGCATCTTATCTTGCAAGTATTCCTTCAGCAGCAGTAACAGTTTTCAGTATTGTTGTAGCAGTTTATGGAGTTAAAGTAAGATGGTCAATTACCAATTTATTATTCTTTCTTGGCGTTGCTGGCTGGGTAATAGGTGGTCTTGGAGCTGTTATTGATGCAACCATTTCAAATAATATCATGTTACATAATACACTTTGGGTTCCTGCACACTTTCACACATACAATGCAATGGGTAATGTTTTATTTAGTCTTGGATTTTTTTATTGGTTCTCCACACAATATGTTGACAAACTTGTTTTAAGTAAGTTGACTAAATATACATTGGTGCTTCTTATTATAGGCGGCATTGGCTTCCTGATGGCATTTTATGTAGCAGGTGCAAATTCTATTCCAAGAAGATATAGCACATATCCTGTTGAACTCACATCAGGGCCTTATCTTGCAAAGGTAGGTGCATTTTTTGCTATCATATACCTGATTGCCATTTTAATTTTCTTTTATAATATTGCTAAACGATGTTTCGTTATTTTGTCTGCTTCTTCGCGTTAACATGTTGTAGTTATTTTGTTTGTGCTAACGATATTCACTCTGACTTAAGAGAAGAGCAGGATATTTACGGAAAAATATTTAATGCACCTCTGCTAATATCAGGAAATAGCAAAGCAACGTCTGTTGCATCTCTATATGGTCAGAAGCCACTGATCGTAGCTTTAGTTTTTACTAGATGTTATGGTATTTGCAATCCTTTCTTACTGCAACTAAAAGAAAATATAAGTCAAATACCAAGCAATTCAGATTTTAATATACTGATTGTAAGTTTTGACCCGAGAGATGATTTAAATGACATGGCTAATCTTGCAAAACAATACCGATTGGAAAATAATAATCAATGGAATTTTGCGGTTACCGATAGCATTAATGCACTAATTAAATCTATAAGTTTTAACCCGAAATGGGATAGCATTACCAAGCAGTTTGACCACGATGCATTGCTGGTAGGTATTAATACCAATGGCCTGATTACAAAAAAACTGTTAGGCATCAGAACAGCAAATGATATAAAGATGCTGATAAGCAGTATTCACAACGTGTTTACTCCCTCCTATCGCCTACCAACAAAAAGCAATATATTTTCATGCTTTAACTATGATCCGAAAACACAAACCAACAGGCCCGGCTTGGGACTTTTATTTGTAGCATTGCCCGCAATCATAACTTTTCTTATTGTCATTATAATTGTTGTTAAATCAAAGAGAACAACTTTATAGTGTTTTTAAATAAAATAAATTGGCGGTTGTATAAAACCATAGTCACAACAATTTTGTTTGCATTAAGTATTTATAAAACCATATCAACTATGTCTTCAATAAAAATAAAGCGGATTTATGAAGCACCGGATAAAACTGATGGTTATAGAATGTTAATTGACAGACTTTGGCCCAGAGGTGTAAAAAAGGAAAATGCAGCCATTGATGAATGGAATAAAGATATTGCACCGTCAGCAGAGCTAAGAGAATGGTTTGGTCACGACCCAAAAAAATTCAAAGAATTTGTAGCGCGATATTCTAAAGAACTTCACAATAAAAAAGATATACTAAAACAAATAGCTGAAATTGCAAAAAAGCAAAATCTTACTTTACTTTACGGAGCAAAAGATACCGAGCACAATCAAGCTGTGGTTTTGCAGAAAGCACTAAGCAAATTATTATGAGCACCAAACCAATAAAACGACATGAGGCAATACAGTCTATAAGCAGAGAGCATTATCAAGGATTACTTTTCGGTTCTAAAATCAGAATGGGCATTAAAAAGCAAATTGATCCTTACCGTATGGCAAAATATGCTGTTTGGTTTTATAATGAACATCTCATTCCGCACTTTGAAATAGAAGAAAAATATTTGTTTCCTGTTATGGACTCCGGTAATGAGATGATTCAAAGAGTAATTAAAGAACATCGTTTGCTTGCTGACTTGTGCAACTCTGAAACAAAGCTTTCAACAAACACCAACCTTGAGTTACTCGAAAAAACATTAGAAGCTCACATTCGATTTGAAGAGAGAGTACTCTTTAAAGAAATTGAAGCCATTGCAACATCTGAGCAATTTGATATGATAAATAAACACCATAAAGAAGAAAAATTTATTGACAATTTAACAGACCCTTTCTGGAAATAACCCCTTCTAATAAATTCAATGAACAACAAGATACTCTTAAACCTACAAACAGAAAGTATTTTATCTGCCAGAAATACGCGCCCAACAAGTATGCGAATTTTAGTTTACAATTTCCTCGTAAAGCAAACTGCTGCATTATCTATAACAGAGATTGAGAAACATTTTCAATATGCCGACAGAATTACAATCTATCGTACTTTAAAAACATTTGAAGAGAAAGGAATAATCCACAGGATTCAGGAAGATAATATTACAAAATACACTTTATGTGGCTCTGCCTGCTCAGAAAATACGCACTACGACCAACATCTTCACTTTTACTGTAAAGTTTGCAAACAGACAACATGTAAAACCGATATTGCCATTCCTCAAAGTAATATTACTGGATTTAAAATTGACGATATCACATTTTTTGCACGAGGCATTTGTGAAAAATGCATTAAACAAACTTTGCAATAGCATTGCATTGGCATCTGCCATAATTTTGTATTTAGAAAATTTATGGCATGAAGCACAAGCACCTTTACAACTTTGAGGGCAAACAACTTTGCTGTACTCCGGAAGTCAACATTAATAAGAATGCCGGTAACATTGATTTGAAAGATTCAAATCACGATCATTCTCTTCATAACCATGACCATGCAAATCATGAGTCAAGCTTGTTTTCAAAGTGGCTGCCGGGATTAATTTCCTTAGTACTTCTACTTGCAGGTTTGCATTTTGATTATTGGAATACTTTTTCCTGGTTTAACGGATGGATTCGCTTAGTTTGGTACATCATAGCTTATGTCTCCGTAGGATTTCCGGTAATAAAGGAGGCCTGTTGGGGACTTATAAAAGGAAAAATCTTCTCAGAGTTTTTTCTTATGACAATTGCTACCCTTGGTGCATTTGCTATAAAGCAATATCCCGAAGGTGTTGCAGTGATGTTATTTTATGCTATTGGCGAATTGTTTCAGACATTGGCAACAAACAGGGCTAAATCAGATATTAAAACTTTACTCGACCAACGTCCTGATATTACAACTGTTTTCAAGAACAACAATGCCGTTGAAATGGCTGCAAGTGAAGTTGCTGTTGATGAAATTATTCTTTTAAAGCCCGGAGAAAAAGCAGCACTTGATGGTATTTTATTGTCTGAAAAAGGAACATTTAACACAGCGGCATTAACAGGTGAGAGTATGCCAAATGCAAAAGTTAAAGGAGATGCAGTTCTTGCCGGAATGATTAACCTGAATACTGTTGTACAAATTAAAGTAACAGCCGCCTATGAAGATAGCAAACTGAATAAAATGATTGTGCTAATTCAAAATGCAGCTGCACAGAAAGCCCCTACAGAATTATTCATCAGAAAGTTTGCAAGAGTTTATACTCCAATTGTTGTAGGGCTTGCTATTGCCATCACTTTTTTGCCTTACTTTTTTGCGCATGATTATATTTTTCGAGACTGGTTTTATAAAGCTTTAATATTTTTAGTCATCTCCTGTCCTTGTGCATTGGTCATCAGTATTCCTTTGGGTTATTTTGGAGGTATAGGTGCTGCAGGCAGGCATGGCATATTGGTGAAGGGAAGCAACTTTTTAGATCTTCTAGCCTCTGTCAGTCAGGTTGTGCTTGACAAAACAGGAACAATTACTGAAGGTGTTTTTAAAGTGCTGGATGTAAAAATTTTATTTGAGAAAGACAGGGATTTTATTTTGCAAATGGTCAATGCATTGGAGTCACATAGTACACATCCTATTGCTGCAACAATCCATAACTATATCGGAAATACTACAACAATTGATTTGGAACAGGTAGAAGAAATTTCAGGGTATGGTATGAAAGGATTAGTTAACGGCAAACAATTGTTAGTAGGAAATTTCAAACTACTATCACTGCATAACGTTGCATTTGATATTGAACATGCTTCTATAATGAATACTGTTATAGCAATTGCCTTTGATGGAAAATTTATAGGCTACATAACCATTTCAGACAACATTAAGCCATTTGCAGCAGTTGCCATACAAAAATTAAAGCAGATGAATGTTGATGTGACTATGTTGAGTGGTGACAAATCAACCGTTGTAGATTCAGTTGCTGCACTAACCGGAATTTCTCATGCCTATGGTGAATTACTACCTGAGGCTAAAGTTGAAAAAATAAAAACTTTTATCAATAAAAAGCAAACCGTTGCTTTTGTTGGTGATGGTGTTAATGATGCTCCTGCCATTGCCATCAGTCATGTTGGCATAGCGATGGGAGGATTAGGAAGTGATGCTGCCATTGAAGTTGCCGATGTTGTGATTCAGGACGATAATCCTGCTAAAATTCCATTAGCGATAAAAATTGGAAAACAAACCAAAAAAATTGTCTGGCAAAATATCACGTTGGCCTTTGCCATTAAAGCCATGGTGTTATTGTTAGGTGCCGGTGGTATTGCTACCATGTGGGAAGCTGTTTTTGCTGATGTAGGTGTGGCCTTATTAGCTATCTTAAATGCAACGCGACTTTTGCATTTTAAATTTAAATGATTTTTTGAATCATACTGGCTATTGGCGGCAACTGATTCTCGCTAAGTCTTAAAAATGCAGCAAATATATTTTTTCACTCCCCGCTAATACTTAAAAGATGCTACTCTCTTATCACCTTTTAAATTTGTCTCGGTATGTTTCCATTTTAACTTGCACAGGTAAATTCCCTTTGCCAAACCATCAATGTTAACTCTCTTATACTGGCTCCAAGGAGCTACATATTCTTTTAAAACCAAATTTCCCATCACATCATATATTTCCATCTCTCCGCTTATCTTTTGTACAGCAAACTGCAATGTAAAAGTCCCATTGCTAGGATTAGGAAAGGCTCTTGCTGTTAAAGCCTCTCCTTCGGGGAAATCAGGCAGACCAACCAAGCAAGTTGTGCAAGTAGTATCACACCCTAAAAAATAATTTGGGTGATTGGGCAGCGTATTAAAATAAACTGATTGTAATTGAACACTGTGTTGGTTTACATTGCATCCCATACCAATTACATCTGGGTTGTCTATCGTGTGCATGTGTATAGTGCTATTGCCTGTAGTAATGTAAATTTTTCCATCGGGTGCAAGGGCAGACAATCCGAACAATGTGGCAAAACCATTAGGAAACCCGGGGAAAACTGATACAAATGAATCATACGTTGCAACCGTCAATTGTGATGCCGCAATATTTGTCGCTGTTAAATCAAACTGATATACATGCTGAGTATTGGAAACATATAAAGCATTAGAACCTGGTGAAATTGCCATACCCACATTATACCCATTCTCAAATGGCATAGTAACATGCACTGCATTGCTTAAAGTTGCATTGCATCTGTCAAAATCAAAAATATCCAAGCCATCATTTACATAATAGTAAGCATATTTTTTTCCGTCAGGAGAGAACCATGCTTGCCCTGCACCATCACCTCTTATAACCCCAATGTTTTGTGAGTAAGGCCCCAAAATAACAAAAGGTGTTACCAAAAACTTATAAAATTTATTGGTATTTACCCTGTGAATCATAACCCACCAGTCTCTTCCATTCGCATGTTTGGTAGCAGCTATTTTGCCCGGATTCATAGAGTCGGTTAATAAAGAAACATTTTTACTTAAAACAGTTCCTAACCCTCCGTTTCCGCTCATGTCAATTGTTGTTACGTAAAAGTTATAAGAGATACTGTTCGGTATGGGCTGTGAATATCCATCAGCAGAATTATGAAAAAGATAATAAAGGTTAGTGCTGTTAGGCTTAGGAATAATCAATGCCCCCTGAGGTATAGCAAAACCATCTGACGCAAAATTGGCGTAAGCTCCGGGATTAAGCCCGCTCCCATTTTGCATAGTATCATTAGTGGCATCCGCCAAATAGTAACCATTGGTGTAAAACATCATGTTACCTGATTGGTCGGAAATATTTCCATGAGTATGTCTGAAATCCATCTCAATACTATCGTATGTAAAAGTCGGTGTGCCATTATAAAAATCAATTTTCGTTTGCCCAAATGGCGTGCCCCCCCAACTTGAATATCCCATCAGCCAATTATTGTTGATGCCTTGTTGTGCAGTTATTTTCTCATTCACTAATAGTAATGAGATAAAAAGAAGAAGTTTTGTTTTGTCCATAATGCGGAGGTTAAAAAAAGAGGAATTGAAAAAAAATTCCTCTTTTAAATATTTAACGGATAATTATCAATTTACCATTCGCGATAAAGCACCACAGGGCTTATGAGTCTTTACTCACCACACCCATAGCACAGAATTTGTCAATTCTATTGTTTACTCTGTCCGTTGCAGTTACTTTCAGTAAGCCGCCCAGTTGCATGTTTATCTCTTTTTTTACGGTGGCAAAAATTTCTTCGGGGTTTCTGTGGGCACCACCTGCAGGCTCTTTAATGATTCCATCAATCAGCTTTAAAGAAAGCATGT
This portion of the Bacteroidia bacterium genome encodes:
- a CDS encoding DUF488 domain-containing protein — its product is MSSIKIKRIYEAPDKTDGYRMLIDRLWPRGVKKENAAIDEWNKDIAPSAELREWFGHDPKKFKEFVARYSKELHNKKDILKQIAEIAKKQNLTLLYGAKDTEHNQAVVLQKALSKLL
- a CDS encoding transcriptional repressor gives rise to the protein MNNKILLNLQTESILSARNTRPTSMRILVYNFLVKQTAALSITEIEKHFQYADRITIYRTLKTFEEKGIIHRIQEDNITKYTLCGSACSENTHYDQHLHFYCKVCKQTTCKTDIAIPQSNITGFKIDDITFFARGICEKCIKQTLQ
- a CDS encoding cbb3-type cytochrome c oxidase subunit I, producing MNIDSLKLKKISALWIIVILVLFIASIVLGILMRLNQGKVIEQSPLTFYTNMTTHGLTMIGIWFAAGMVAVNYLLQRYVKTSYGVNLFAFILTVIGVVMLWITTYAGKFSTGWTFLYPLPFRDLGSESWSTPLFLISLTILGVGWLVWSVSLMAQILKKYTLSQAFAWQHFKSNPSVETPPFILIATVTLIGVIASLIAAVIVIVLYFAEYFSNGNFVNDALLMKNLIYFFGHTIANEMLYLGLAVIYEIFGEVSDRPKWKMTWYISFAWNCAMVFILTAFFHHLYMDFVQPQALQIVGQLASYLASIPSAAVTVFSIVVAVYGVKVRWSITNLLFFLGVAGWVIGGLGAVIDATISNNIMLHNTLWVPAHFHTYNAMGNVLFSLGFFYWFSTQYVDKLVLSKLTKYTLVLLIIGGIGFLMAFYVAGANSIPRRYSTYPVELTSGPYLAKVGAFFAIIYLIAILIFFYNIAKRCFVILSASSR
- a CDS encoding hemerythrin domain-containing protein, translating into MSTKPIKRHEAIQSISREHYQGLLFGSKIRMGIKKQIDPYRMAKYAVWFYNEHLIPHFEIEEKYLFPVMDSGNEMIQRVIKEHRLLADLCNSETKLSTNTNLELLEKTLEAHIRFEERVLFKEIEAIATSEQFDMINKHHKEEKFIDNLTDPFWK
- a CDS encoding T9SS type A sorting domain-containing protein — its product is MDKTKLLLFISLLLVNEKITAQQGINNNWLMGYSSWGGTPFGQTKIDFYNGTPTFTYDSIEMDFRHTHGNISDQSGNMMFYTNGYYLADATNDTMQNGSGLNPGAYANFASDGFAIPQGALIIPKPNSTNLYYLFHNSADGYSQPIPNSISYNFYVTTIDMSGNGGLGTVLSKNVSLLTDSMNPGKIAATKHANGRDWWVMIHRVNTNKFYKFLVTPFVILGPYSQNIGVIRGDGAGQAWFSPDGKKYAYYYVNDGLDIFDFDRCNATLSNAVHVTMPFENGYNVGMAISPGSNALYVSNTQHVYQFDLTATNIAASQLTVATYDSFVSVFPGFPNGFATLFGLSALAPDGKIYITTGNSTIHMHTIDNPDVIGMGCNVNQHSVQLQSVYFNTLPNHPNYFLGCDTTCTTCLVGLPDFPEGEALTARAFPNPSNGTFTLQFAVQKISGEMEIYDVMGNLVLKEYVAPWSQYKRVNIDGLAKGIYLCKLKWKHTETNLKGDKRVASFKY
- a CDS encoding SCO family protein, encoding MFRYFVCFFALTCCSYFVCANDIHSDLREEQDIYGKIFNAPLLISGNSKATSVASLYGQKPLIVALVFTRCYGICNPFLLQLKENISQIPSNSDFNILIVSFDPRDDLNDMANLAKQYRLENNNQWNFAVTDSINALIKSISFNPKWDSITKQFDHDALLVGINTNGLITKKLLGIRTANDIKMLISSIHNVFTPSYRLPTKSNIFSCFNYDPKTQTNRPGLGLLFVALPAIITFLIVIIIVVKSKRTTL
- a CDS encoding T9SS type A sorting domain-containing protein, which gives rise to MKNLYILLWILLTTYNTKAQFSSSPAQPLSVCNATATKSHLQILKDGNGGYFTFWIDNRTGTIKKLYGQHLDAAGNAQWTANGKIIIQHTTQSVQAFHCTLFNNGIIFTWIQNATTYGDSLLVKKVNFSGNDVWAQPTLIEKSSAAASILGIETYSMQAIPNDSGAFINYSVVYYGGSSGPKFNRIDANGNKLWANSKTATLPGYTYLFYKGPQNTFYSLSRGNGLGSGIYIQKYNMQSVPQWPTAVDVAQGVNLNGFNGLHYLLYDNSGNIYVVWESYTSGILLTKLDASGNFTWSPQIKNIVNLSNTYQYHPHAIFSNNKLYVSWGDNRIANQTTLYIQEYNTNGVPQWTANGVEIGISHIYYGYQKIAISDSNAIFVAYNSANLQTIIGQRIRSNGTLTWPASGIDLATNNASVSNNVMTTIDDTDGCNAIFWNESNNTHIWCAKVCSNGVLVNTIENEKTTFEILPNPASEYLLVKLNNEIVAGKINLIDLQGKVVLEKIIKPTDDILNLDISGLSKGLYMFKISTSEINYTKKLVIK
- a CDS encoding heavy metal translocating P-type ATPase, encoding MKHKHLYNFEGKQLCCTPEVNINKNAGNIDLKDSNHDHSLHNHDHANHESSLFSKWLPGLISLVLLLAGLHFDYWNTFSWFNGWIRLVWYIIAYVSVGFPVIKEACWGLIKGKIFSEFFLMTIATLGAFAIKQYPEGVAVMLFYAIGELFQTLATNRAKSDIKTLLDQRPDITTVFKNNNAVEMAASEVAVDEIILLKPGEKAALDGILLSEKGTFNTAALTGESMPNAKVKGDAVLAGMINLNTVVQIKVTAAYEDSKLNKMIVLIQNAAAQKAPTELFIRKFARVYTPIVVGLAIAITFLPYFFAHDYIFRDWFYKALIFLVISCPCALVISIPLGYFGGIGAAGRHGILVKGSNFLDLLASVSQVVLDKTGTITEGVFKVLDVKILFEKDRDFILQMVNALESHSTHPIAATIHNYIGNTTTIDLEQVEEISGYGMKGLVNGKQLLVGNFKLLSLHNVAFDIEHASIMNTVIAIAFDGKFIGYITISDNIKPFAAVAIQKLKQMNVDVTMLSGDKSTVVDSVAALTGISHAYGELLPEAKVEKIKTFINKKQTVAFVGDGVNDAPAIAISHVGIAMGGLGSDAAIEVADVVIQDDNPAKIPLAIKIGKQTKKIVWQNITLAFAIKAMVLLLGAGGIATMWEAVFADVGVALLAILNATRLLHFKFK